One part of the Isachenkonia alkalipeptolytica genome encodes these proteins:
- the pheS gene encoding phenylalanine--tRNA ligase subunit alpha, translating to MREKLENIQAQGIKEIQSAKNLKDLEALRVKYLGKKGEITQILRGMGKLPPEERPVIGELANKVRENITEELKKSKEALEAKALEEKLAAEAIDVTMPGRKSPLGSIHPLRQSVENLEEIFISMGFKVVEGPEIETVENNFDALNAPKNHPSRDLSDTFYITDNLVLRTQTSPVQIRVMKESKPPIRVISPGRCFRNDTPDATHSPMFHQLEGLVIDKNITLGDLKGTLEIFAKSFFGSQTKTKFRPHHFPFTEPSAEMDITCFKCGGMGCSMCKGSGWIELLGAGMVHPNVLEYCGIDSEKYSGFAFGMGIDRITMAKHDIDDIRLFFENDQRFLQQFR from the coding sequence GTGAGAGAAAAATTAGAAAACATTCAAGCACAAGGAATCAAAGAAATTCAAAGTGCCAAGAACTTAAAAGACTTGGAAGCTTTAAGGGTGAAGTATCTTGGTAAAAAAGGAGAAATCACTCAAATTCTAAGAGGAATGGGGAAATTACCGCCTGAAGAACGACCGGTTATTGGAGAACTTGCAAACAAAGTTCGGGAAAACATCACCGAAGAACTGAAAAAATCAAAAGAAGCTTTAGAGGCAAAGGCTTTAGAAGAAAAACTTGCAGCAGAAGCAATCGATGTCACGATGCCGGGTAGAAAATCTCCCCTAGGAAGCATTCATCCTTTAAGACAAAGCGTAGAAAATCTTGAAGAAATATTTATTTCCATGGGATTTAAAGTCGTAGAAGGACCCGAAATAGAAACCGTTGAAAATAATTTTGATGCATTAAATGCACCTAAAAATCATCCTTCAAGAGATCTAAGTGATACATTTTATATCACTGACAACTTAGTGCTTCGAACGCAGACTTCTCCGGTACAAATCCGTGTAATGAAAGAGTCAAAACCACCTATTAGAGTTATTTCCCCAGGACGGTGTTTTAGAAATGACACCCCGGATGCTACGCACTCACCGATGTTTCATCAATTAGAAGGACTTGTTATTGACAAAAATATTACCCTGGGAGACCTAAAGGGTACCTTGGAAATCTTTGCAAAAAGCTTTTTTGGATCTCAAACTAAAACGAAATTCCGCCCCCATCATTTCCCTTTTACAGAACCCAGCGCGGAAATGGATATTACCTGCTTTAAATGTGGCGGTATGGGATGTAGTATGTGTAAAGGAAGCGGCTGGATTGAATTATTAGGCGCAGGCATGGTGCATCCGAATGTATTGGAATACTGCGGAATAGATTCGGAAAAATACAGTGGATTTGCTTTTGGTATGGGGATAGACCGAATAACCATGGCAAAACACGATATTGATGATATTCGTTTGTTTTTTGAGAATGATCAGCGTTTTTTACAACAATTTCGCTAA
- the pheT gene encoding phenylalanine--tRNA ligase subunit beta, with protein MLGPKKWLEKYVNIDVEASELRDRMTMSGSNVEDIRNLSKHCEGVVIGKVEHIESHENADKLVVVTVNIGKRNVQIVTGAKNFKENDYVPVALEGAKLAGGLVIEKGDLRGKISEGMMCSHEELGFPKNLVPENMKEGLWILEGNYEPGIPFAEALDLNDDILEFEITPNRPDCLNMIGLAREVAATLKTEMLAPKIQLSEEKRRTEDEISVTVDDAQGCHRYIGKVLKGIAIKPSPDWLQVLLMKAGIRPINNIVDVTNYVMLEYGQPLHAFDLEKIPSKQIVVKRAEENHTFKTLDGMERSLNKDITMITDGTKPLAIAGVMGGLESEVNKNTTEILLESANFAPDGIRETSKRLNLRSEASSRYEKGVDKEVALTAINRASQLIQMLTDCEVLEGVADEYPVPFKEASIELRVSRVNQLLGTSFSGEKIEEILKSLEVQVISNGDVLTVTPPSFREDLVKEVDYIEEVARIYGYNRIPSTMPEATITVGGINPSTKVENSLKTALKSQGLYEVLTYSFVSPKSISKIGISKDRPLQDTIKLINPLGEETSVMRTTLMPSMLEVLERNYKKGNAKMKAFEIGRTFWKNPEGNLPLEKPKLVIGIYGEKEDFYCIKGNIEEMLRSLRIEKLEFIKEPFHTTFHPGRCANIYAQGRLLGTFGEVHPNITGNYGIEERCYLAEMDFEEILNQAVLEKKYQPLPKYPSILRDIAIVVSDHIEISEIEKVFEPYLEGILESYELFDVYQGDQIEKGSKSIAYSLVYRDFSKTLKEKEVNKVHDQVLKDLEEKVGASLR; from the coding sequence ATGTTAGGACCAAAAAAGTGGTTGGAGAAATATGTGAACATCGATGTTGAAGCATCCGAACTAAGGGATCGCATGACAATGTCCGGTTCAAACGTTGAAGATATTCGTAATTTATCAAAGCACTGTGAAGGTGTGGTTATAGGAAAAGTGGAACACATTGAATCCCATGAAAATGCGGATAAGCTCGTTGTAGTTACTGTGAATATTGGGAAAAGAAATGTACAAATTGTAACAGGAGCTAAGAATTTTAAAGAAAATGATTATGTTCCAGTTGCTTTAGAAGGAGCTAAACTTGCTGGAGGGTTGGTAATTGAAAAGGGAGATCTTCGTGGGAAAATATCTGAAGGAATGATGTGTTCCCATGAAGAACTAGGTTTTCCTAAAAATCTTGTACCGGAAAATATGAAAGAGGGTCTCTGGATTTTAGAAGGGAACTATGAACCGGGAATCCCCTTTGCAGAGGCTTTAGACTTGAATGATGATATATTAGAATTTGAAATCACTCCCAATCGTCCCGACTGTTTAAACATGATCGGACTTGCCAGGGAAGTTGCTGCAACCTTAAAGACCGAAATGCTTGCTCCTAAAATACAACTTTCCGAAGAGAAGAGAAGAACGGAAGATGAAATATCTGTAACTGTAGATGATGCCCAAGGTTGTCATCGCTATATCGGGAAAGTACTTAAGGGCATAGCCATAAAACCTTCACCGGATTGGTTGCAGGTCCTTTTAATGAAAGCTGGAATACGGCCTATCAACAATATTGTAGATGTTACCAATTATGTCATGCTCGAGTATGGACAACCTCTTCATGCCTTTGATTTAGAAAAAATACCCAGCAAACAAATTGTAGTGAAAAGGGCGGAGGAAAACCATACTTTTAAAACCTTAGACGGTATGGAACGATCACTTAACAAGGATATAACCATGATTACTGACGGGACCAAACCTTTGGCGATTGCCGGAGTTATGGGAGGACTTGAATCGGAAGTTAATAAAAACACTACAGAAATTCTGTTAGAATCTGCAAACTTTGCACCTGATGGGATCAGGGAAACCAGTAAACGATTAAATCTCCGTAGTGAAGCGTCCAGTCGTTATGAAAAAGGGGTAGATAAAGAAGTAGCCTTAACAGCCATTAACCGGGCCAGTCAACTAATTCAAATGCTTACCGACTGTGAGGTTTTAGAGGGTGTTGCAGATGAATATCCCGTGCCTTTTAAAGAAGCTTCTATAGAGCTTCGAGTTTCCAGAGTTAATCAGTTGTTAGGTACAAGTTTTAGCGGTGAAAAAATTGAGGAAATACTAAAAAGTTTGGAAGTTCAAGTTATTAGTAATGGGGATGTACTAACTGTAACCCCGCCCAGTTTTCGAGAAGATTTGGTAAAAGAAGTGGATTATATTGAAGAAGTGGCCAGAATTTACGGATACAACCGAATTCCTTCCACAATGCCTGAGGCTACCATTACTGTAGGGGGGATTAACCCGTCAACCAAGGTGGAAAACTCACTTAAAACCGCACTAAAATCTCAAGGGTTGTATGAAGTATTAACCTATTCTTTTGTAAGCCCTAAGAGTATTTCTAAAATTGGTATTTCCAAAGATCGACCACTTCAGGATACTATTAAACTTATAAATCCTTTAGGTGAAGAGACCAGTGTTATGAGAACTACATTAATGCCTAGTATGTTAGAAGTTTTAGAACGCAATTATAAAAAAGGAAATGCAAAAATGAAAGCCTTTGAAATAGGAAGAACTTTTTGGAAAAATCCTGAGGGGAACCTGCCCTTGGAAAAACCTAAATTAGTAATTGGTATATATGGAGAAAAAGAGGACTTCTATTGCATTAAGGGAAATATAGAAGAAATGCTAAGAAGCTTGAGGATCGAAAAGTTAGAGTTTATTAAAGAACCTTTTCACACTACTTTCCATCCCGGGCGCTGCGCTAATATTTATGCTCAAGGAAGGCTTCTTGGAACGTTCGGTGAAGTCCACCCTAATATTACAGGAAATTATGGAATTGAGGAACGGTGTTATCTAGCAGAGATGGACTTTGAAGAAATCCTAAATCAGGCTGTTTTAGAGAAAAAGTACCAACCCCTACCAAAATACCCCTCCATTCTACGGGACATTGCTATTGTAGTTTCGGATCATATTGAAATTTCAGAAATTGAAAAGGTCTTCGAACCTTATCTTGAAGGGATTTTAGAAAGTTA